The following nucleotide sequence is from Vicingaceae bacterium.
TTTCAATTAATTCTTTATTTTGATTAATATTTTTTTCTGTCAAAGATGAATAAGTTTTAAATTCTAACTGAAGTAATTTGTTATCTTCTTCTTTTTCTCCTAAAACATAAAATATTATTCCTAAAGTTATGATTCTTTGCTGTCCATCAACGATTTCACATTCATTATTAATTTGATAAAAGACCATATTGCCTATTAAATACTCAAAGTTGTCATTCTTTTTGTTTCTAAAAGTTTCTTCTAAATCTTTTACAAATTGTTCTACTCTATCTGTATCCCACTCGTATGGTCTTTGAAAGTTAGGTATAATTAACTTTTTTATCTCTTTATTTTCATCTTGTAATATATCTTGAATTTTTTTTCTACTTGCAATTAGTTTTTCGGATGAAGATGATTTATTTTTTACCATATTCAACTTTTTATATCAACTTCTAAAAAACTTTCTGATTGATTACTTTCAAAATAATTTCAGCAATCATTCTTTACAAGAAAATCTACTTTTCTTTTTTTGGTTGTGTCAAATGTAAAGAATTTCTATTAAATTTAGGCCAATGATTTATGAGTTGAATTTAACTGTCTAATGAATTATTAAACCATTGTTTTTTTAATTTCTCTGACTTCCCTTTATTTTTATTTTTTCCATCTACTTTTTGAGCCATTTGCCTTTAATGATCTGCAAAATCTATCCCGATTTTTTTGAGCAATTGTTCAAATTTAATTTTAAATAGTTGATTTAAAACCATCGTCTCACAGAATCAGAAGTTGATTTGACAACTGACGGTCATGAATGACACAGCATTGTGTAATCCTGCTACGATCAATATATGGGCTTCGGGCAACGGTACAAACCAGAACTTTATCTTCTCGTCAAATAATCAATTTACCGATACATTAAACAATTATCCGAATGATACAATTATTTCCGTCAATATAAACCAGGATACCATTATTTATATCAAACATTTCAACGAATACTGCGAAATGATCGATTCGGTCGTCATCAATGTTGTAGATTTAAAAGCTGCGTTTTCGGGCTGATACCATTATCTGCGTTCCGGATACTGTCTATTTTCAAAACTTATCTTCAGATTATGATAGTTTGCAGTGGATTTTTCCGGTTCCGACTTATTCACTTTCACCTCCTTATGCGGTATTTAATCAACCGGCAACTATACAGTCAAATTGGTGGTTTTTAACGAATCTTGCGGAGGAACCGATACAGCCACATTGAATATTAACGCCCTCCCACAAGTTCAAATTTCAACATCAAATGATACCTTGATTTGTTCTCCCTATGCTCAACTTCAAGCCGGATCAAATCAAAGCAATGTGCAGTTTATCTGGTCCTCAAACAATCAATGGTCCGATACATTGTCCACCAGCAATATTTTAATTTTAAATGCCGATACCGGGTCCCACCTTTATTATGTTTTGGTTTCAAATGGTGTTTGTTCGACGTATGATAGTATAATGGTATCTTACAAACCTATTTTTGCAGACCTAAAAGATACTGTTGTCTGCAATGTGGATGAAGTACAATTGAATGCTGCTATCAGCGGTTATTTAGACGGGGTGCAGATACAATGGTCACCTGTAAGTGAAATTATCAGTGGAGCAAACACCAACCAGCCACTGGTCAATGCCGATCAAACCCAGACATTCGCCATTGTTGTTTCAAATGCCTTTGGTTGTAAAGATTCAGCCGATGCAACTTTATATTCTTTTCAAAGTATGGCCGATAATTTTACGGTCAATGTCAGTCAAGACACCATCTTTCAGGCATCAGAAGTATGTATGAGTGTTCAACCCATACCCGCGGGAACGCAAATAGTATGGCAACCTTCAAATGCTTTCACCAATCCCAATTCCGATCAAGTATGCACCATAGTTCAAAACACTACGACATTCCATGTTATCATTACCGACTCAAACGGATGTTCTGTAGTCAAAATTATTCCTGTCATTTATATGGAACTGCCATGTGGAGAACCTAACATTTATATTCCTAATGCATTCACACCCAATGGAGATGGGGAAAATGATGTATTGTACATAAGAGGACGCAATATTGCATCCATCGAATGGTTTATTTTTGACCGTTGGGGCGAGAAAGTTTTTGAATCATATGACATCAGCAAGGGGTGGGATGGAACATACAAAGGCAAACCGGTTGATCCTGATGTTTATGTATATCACTTAAAAATAGATTGCGGTGACGGTCAAAAAACATTTATGAAAGGTAATGTATCTGTATTAAAATGAAAAAATTCATTACGACATATATAGTTTTGTTTTTTCAGTTAAATTTTCTTTTCACACAAGACATACATTTTTCACAACAATTCATCCACCCTCTTGCTCTCAATCCTTCCCTCACGGGCAATTATCCGGGCGAATGGAGAGCCACTGCATTCTACCGCAATCAATGGCAATCGGTTACTTTGCCTTATCGCACTTATTCATTGTCGGGAGAAAGAAATTTTTTACTATCCTCCGATTCTTCTATTTCATTTGGTGCTGTAATTATGCAAGACATAACCGGCGACAGCCGTTTCAACACTTTAGTGTTTAACTTATCGTCGGCACGTCAAATTTATACAAACAAAGACAGTACGCTGGAAATACGCGTAGGCATCCAGCCCGGCATTACCCAACGATCCATTCGTGAAGACCGTCTTCGCTTCGACAAGCAATACAATGGTTGGCAATATGATCCTTCATTACCCACCGGTGAAAATTTCAACCGTTTCTCGTTCTTTAACTTCAATCTTAACACCGGCATCAACATCCAATATCAATTGAATGAAAACATTAAGTTATCCGGAGGTATAGGCGCATTTAATTTATTTCCGCAAAAAGAAACTTTTTATAATGAAAAAAATATCAGGGATCGCCGATGGATTGTCCACACCTCCTCTGATTGGAGAGTGAATCCTGTTTGGTCGGTTTTACCATTTTTATCATGGCAAACTCAGGGAAAATACAAAGAGTTAATTTATGGCCTGTCCGGAAAATATAAATACAATATGGATTTGAATCTTTATGCCGGTCTGTATGCAAGAAACAAAGATGCTTTTTATTTTAGATTAGCGGCCGATTATCAACGCTGGCATGTATCTGTATCTTACGACTTAAATTATTCGCTTTTGGTTCCGGCAAGTAGAGGAAGAGGTGGTATTGAACTTGGTATAATTTACATTTATTCGAAATTTCGTCCAAAATTTGTCAAACACAAACATTGTCCGGTATTTTTATGATTCGATGAGAAGGATTTTTTTGGCCATATTACTTATAGTTACCATGAATGCCATTACTCAAACTTATAAAGAGTGCATATTTTATGGCGATCACTATTTTTCTATACAAGATTATTACGGAGCAGCCAAATACTATCAAAAAGCATGGAATATCGATTCAAGCTACCTATCACTGGCTATAAAATTGGCACGTTCTTATCAAAATTACCAGGACTATGATAAAGCTGCCCATATTTACGAAAAAATTTACAAACAAGACCGTGGTAAAAATTATCCCGATGCAGTTTTTGAATATGCCATGATGTTGAAACAAACCGGCGAATATGCACAGGCCAAAAAAATGTTTAAACGTTCCGTACGTTACTTTCGTAACAACAAACAAGGCTATATTTATCAAAAAATTATGCAGGAGCAGATTGCCTGCGATTCGGCAATGAAGTTTATGGCCGACACGCTTAAAATAAATGTGAAGCATGCTGAAGAACCCCTTAATACTTTCGATGCAGAATGGGCACCCTGGATAGTAGACCCAAAAACCTGGTGGATTACGTCATTATCTGCTACCGGTTATACGGACGACGGAATTGTGAAAGACAAAAATTACGTTGCACGTATATTTCCAATCGAAAAGCAGGAAAATTCATTCATCCGTTTAAAGGCTATGGAAATTACAGGACAGCCCGATGTTCACGAAGCCAATGCCGTTGTCAGCCCTTTGAAAGACAGAATATATTTTTCCGTATGCGACTCAACCGGCAAATGCAGGATTTGGATGGCAGATTATCGCAATGGCCAAATAAATAATCCCCGTCCCCTGCCCTCTTCAATCAATCGTACAGAAAATTCTGCAACACAGCCGTTTCCGGTACTTTACAACGGAATGGAAGTTATTTTTTTTGCAGCCGACTATTCTGAAGGCAATGGCAAATACGATATTTGGTATTGCTTCCGAACCAGCGACGGATTTTCTTCTGTTTATCATACAGGTGATAAAATAAATTCCATAGGTAATGAAATCACTCCCTCTTACGATCCATCAAAAAAAATACTTTATTTTAGCTCAGATTGGCACTATGGGCTTGGAGGATTTGATATTTTTTATTCTCAAGGCGATATAGAATCGGGATTTGAACCTCCTCACAATATCATGCCTCCGGTAAATTCCCCGGCAAACGATATGTATTACAGAAATTTCGATACAATGGTTGTTTGGGTTTCAAACAGAAAAGGATCGCTGTCGAAAAAAGGAGAAACCTGTTGCAACGATGTATATTATTTTAAAATAGATGCTCCAAAACCCGAACAAAACAAAGAAGTAGAGGCCATTCAAAAATACCTTCCACTTAAACTGTATTTTCATAACGATGAACCCAATCCTCGCTCCCGCGACACAATCACTCAAACCGATTACCTGACTACATGCCGGGATTATTATAATTTAAAACAATTATATCTTGAAAAAGGTACCGAAGGAATGGACGAAGACGAAAAAGAACAAACCGCCATAGAATTGGAAAATTTCTTTGAAAATTATGTCAAAAACAATTGTGATAAACTTGAAAGAATTGCAGGATTAATTTATAAAACACTCAGTGAAGGCAACTCAATTGAACTCACCGTGAAAGGTTTTGCCAGCCCGCTTGCCAAAAGTGATTATAATGTGAATCTTACCATGAGACGTATACATTCGTTGATTAATTATTTGGAAAAATACCACGGTGGTGTTTTAAAACCATACATGTATGGAAATGCATCCAACGGTGCAAGATTGATTATCAAAAAAATTCCTTTTGGAGAATTTAAATCTCAAAAGGATGTGAGCGATGATGAAAAAAATGTCAAAGAATCTATCTATTCGATAAAAGCTGCATTGGAGAGAAGAATCGAAATCTTATCGGTTGATGAGTTGCAAGAAGAGAACGATAATGCAATAGATAAAATTGAAATTGAAAAAGATACATCTGAAAACAACGCATTTTGGCATGTCCCGGACACAATATGGGTAAACAATTACGACGATACTATACAAATTCCGGTTTACAATCCTGCTAATTTCAAAATTAACATAAAAAAACTTGCCCCTGTTACAGATATCGGTATGATCAAATGGTCGTGTCATTGCAGGTATGTGCCTCCCCGTTCGACTTTATTATATGAATTAATCTTATCTCTTCCTCAAAATCAAACATATGTTCCTTTGGTGATTGAAATGGAAGACGGGTTAAGCAAAAAAATTATCATCGCAAAAAAGCCATCATGAAAAATATTTCTTTAAAAGACCGAATAATATACGAAGACAATCATTTGCTGGTAATAAATAAATTACCCGGTGAACTTGTTCAAGCAGATGCAGCCGGCAACACGTCTCTTGAAGATATGCTCAAAGAATATATCCGGCATCGGGACAAAAAACCGGGCAATGTTTATTTGAATGCAGCCCACAGGATTGACAGGCCTGTTTCGGGTCTCGTTTTGTTTTGCAAAACTTCCAAATCATTGGCACGTATCAACGTGATGTTGCAAAGCCGTGAAATACGAAAGATTTATTGGGCTGTGGTTGAAAATACCCCTCCAAAACCGGAGGATACCTTAATTCATTTTTTAAAACGTGATGGGAAAAAAAACAAAACATACGTTTTTTCCCATCCAACAGGCAATGCAAAAAAAGCCATCTTACACTATAAATTGTTAAAAAAATTTGAACGTTATTCATGGTTGGAAATAATTTTAGAAACCGGACGACATCATCAAATCCGGGCTCAATTATCGGCCGCGGGTTTACCCATCAAAGGCGATTTAAAATATGGCTCCAAGCGAAGCAATAAAGATGGCTCCATATGCTTGCATGCTGCAAGCTTGGAGTTTATCCACCCCATTAAGAAAGAAAGGTTCTATCTGGAAGCAATTCCATTAAGTGAAGAAAGCATATGGAATCATTGCATACCGGAGAAACGTTATGTTTAAATTTTTTACCTAAAATTTAAAATCATAGCGAAACATAAGGGTTCTTGGAGGTTGGATGTCTCCCGGACGTCCCATATATTCGACATTAAACACGTTGTTTGAAACCAAAGATATAGCAGTGTTTTTATTTAGCCTGTATATCAATCTGGCGTCAAATATCCAAAAACCACGATTGTTTCTTCTTCTGTATTCTTTCAAACCGGGAAGTATTTTACTTGCTTCGATTGTTCCAAACAAAGGTTCTTCAAACATCCTGTCAATATTCACCATAAAACTGTTGTATCTTGTTGAAAATCCAAATCCCCACTTTTTATAATCGACCTGCAAATCAGAACGGAACATGTGTTTGAAACGATATTTCAACATATTGGTTGTCGTATCGCTGAAAGTAGCTCGATATGCACTGTCATAATTAAGGTTGATAGGATTCATATACGTATATCCGGCCATGGCATCCACATTCCAATCTTTCCATTTGAAATTACCCACCAAAGTCACTTCATATCCACTAATCCGGGCCCTGCTCACATTGGTCGAACGAAAACCGCTGTAGTTGAAATAATCAAATAATGTAGGGCTGGTGATTGAATCGGGATAATACTGTCCAAAATTAAATTCTATCATGTTTTGATATTCCATCCAAAAGCCGGCTACATCAAGATATCCCATAAACTTTCCTAAAGTAATTCCTTGTTTAATTCCAATCTCTGTTGACCACCCGGTTTCAGGCATCAGATTTGGATTAGGAAATATTTTAAGAGTGGATAAATTGGTGTTGACAAACATTTCGGCTATGGATGGGAAACGGTATCCTTGTCCGAAAGATGCTCTGATAA
It contains:
- a CDS encoding RNA pseudouridine synthase codes for the protein MKNISLKDRIIYEDNHLLVINKLPGELVQADAAGNTSLEDMLKEYIRHRDKKPGNVYLNAAHRIDRPVSGLVLFCKTSKSLARINVMLQSREIRKIYWAVVENTPPKPEDTLIHFLKRDGKKNKTYVFSHPTGNAKKAILHYKLLKKFERYSWLEIILETGRHHQIRAQLSAAGLPIKGDLKYGSKRSNKDGSICLHAASLEFIHPIKKERFYLEAIPLSEESIWNHCIPEKRYV